In Longimicrobiaceae bacterium, the following proteins share a genomic window:
- a CDS encoding DUF1028 domain-containing protein yields the protein MHRILLALAAALALPSARLSAQEPAAWGEALRFSTFSIAAVDTATGETGVAVTTRVACVGNAVPHVRAGVGAVATQAFTRVEYGPELLEAIARGTPPEAALRRALATDTLAAQRQVGVVASDGRSAQHTGAGTNPWAGHRAGPGYVTQGNLLEGPQVLEAVARSFESTAGSGRHLADRLIEALAAGQAAGGDARKGRAQSAAVVVADPRPGRSRRPDRVTADINVCEHPEPVAELRRIYNTISETLGFRTLQQFAGSDVWQLKLMLHALGYFRPEQETLARDATAPVYTPDAVAAVDAFRKAEGLSTPELGSPPGLVDADTVARLWAALEKTGKAEAVRRQIREITAVRR from the coding sequence ATGCACCGGATCCTCCTGGCGCTCGCCGCCGCGCTCGCGCTCCCGTCCGCCCGCCTCTCCGCCCAGGAGCCCGCCGCCTGGGGCGAGGCCCTGCGCTTCAGCACCTTCTCCATCGCGGCGGTGGACACCGCCACCGGGGAGACCGGGGTGGCGGTGACCACGCGGGTGGCGTGCGTGGGGAACGCGGTGCCGCACGTGCGCGCCGGCGTGGGCGCCGTGGCGACGCAGGCCTTCACCCGGGTGGAGTACGGCCCGGAGCTGCTGGAGGCGATCGCCCGGGGCACCCCGCCGGAGGCGGCGCTCCGCCGCGCCCTGGCCACGGACACGCTGGCCGCACAGCGCCAGGTGGGGGTGGTCGCGTCCGACGGCCGCTCGGCGCAGCACACCGGGGCGGGGACGAACCCCTGGGCGGGGCACCGCGCCGGCCCCGGGTACGTGACGCAGGGGAACCTGCTGGAGGGGCCCCAGGTGCTGGAAGCGGTGGCGAGGAGCTTCGAGAGCACCGCGGGGAGCGGGCGCCACCTGGCGGACCGGCTGATCGAGGCGCTCGCCGCGGGGCAGGCGGCGGGCGGGGACGCGCGCAAGGGGCGGGCGCAGTCGGCGGCGGTGGTCGTGGCCGACCCGCGTCCTGGGCGCTCCCGCCGACCGGACCGGGTCACGGCGGACATCAACGTCTGCGAGCACCCGGAGCCGGTGGCCGAGCTGCGGCGGATCTACAACACCATCTCGGAGACGCTGGGCTTCCGCACCCTGCAGCAGTTCGCCGGGTCGGACGTGTGGCAGCTCAAGCTGATGCTGCACGCCCTGGGCTACTTCCGCCCGGAGCAGGAGACGCTCGCTCGCGACGCAACGGCGCCGGTCTACACGCCGGACGCGGTGGCCGCCGTGGATGCCTTCCGCAAGGCGGAGGGGCTCTCCACCCCGGAGCTGGGCTCGCCCCCTGGGCTGGTGGATGCGGACACGGTGGCGCGGCTGTGGGCGGCGCTGGAGAAGACCGGAAAGGCGGAGGCGGTGCGGCGGCAGATCCGGGAGATCACCGCGGTGCGGCGGTAG
- a CDS encoding ATP-binding protein: MEEPGTRDPESLLVGLGLIEDGVLLNAAVALFAREERLLPYYPQCVLRMARFRGRDRTEFEDNRQEMGNAFVLLQRAQRFLREHLPVAGRVVPNLFERIDDPLYPPVALREALANALCHRDYGVGGGSISIGIYDDRLEISSTGRLPFGLTPADLVRPHPSRPWNPLMARVFYRRGIIETWGRGTLKIAELTEQAGLARPEFEESAGEVIVRFFPTGYVPPSRVSRDLSPLQQEILEYLAGAGVARLGQIVSELPSQPVARTVTDNLQTLRDLDLVELRGWGKGARWMLKGVDPGLQPLRD; encoded by the coding sequence ATGGAGGAGCCGGGGACGCGCGACCCGGAGTCGCTCCTGGTGGGACTGGGGCTGATCGAGGACGGGGTCCTGCTCAACGCGGCGGTGGCGCTCTTCGCTCGGGAGGAGCGTCTCCTCCCGTACTACCCACAGTGCGTGCTGCGCATGGCGCGCTTCCGCGGGCGGGACAGGACGGAGTTCGAGGACAACCGCCAGGAGATGGGGAACGCCTTCGTCCTCCTCCAGCGGGCGCAGCGCTTCCTCCGCGAGCACCTCCCGGTGGCGGGGCGGGTGGTTCCCAACCTGTTCGAACGGATTGATGATCCGCTGTACCCGCCGGTGGCGCTCCGCGAGGCGCTGGCGAACGCGCTCTGCCACCGGGACTACGGGGTGGGCGGGGGGTCGATCAGCATAGGCATCTACGATGACCGGCTGGAGATCTCCAGCACGGGGCGCCTCCCCTTCGGCCTCACGCCGGCGGACCTGGTGCGTCCGCACCCCTCGCGGCCGTGGAATCCGCTGATGGCGCGGGTGTTCTACCGGCGAGGGATCATCGAGACCTGGGGACGCGGTACGCTGAAGATCGCGGAGCTTACGGAGCAGGCGGGTCTGGCGCGGCCGGAGTTCGAGGAGAGCGCGGGGGAGGTGATCGTGCGCTTCTTCCCCACGGGCTACGTTCCACCGAGCCGGGTGAGCCGCGACCTCAGCCCGCTGCAGCAGGAGATCCTGGAGTACCTGGCGGGGGCAGGTGTCGCACGCCTGGGGCAGATCGTGAGCGAGCTCCCGTCCCAACCGGTCGCTCGGACGGTGACGGACAACCTGCAGACCCTGCGGGATCTCGATCTCGTGGAATTGCGCGGGTGGGGGAAGGGTGCGAGATGGATGCTGAAGGGTGTGGACCCAGGGCTCCAGCCTCTCCGGGATTGA
- a CDS encoding ATP-binding protein → MTRAELDAIVAGGESEQVEFKASTGQRSDGAKPVCAMLNGRGGFVLFGVTDAGGVRGQEVTARTLEEVVGELRKIEPRALLSPDTVRLDGGREVIAVRVPGSGGGPYTYDGRPYVRQGPTTSPMPQEAYRRLLLEGMHPAARGKRSRRTGSESRAWTTRRSPAR, encoded by the coding sequence ATGACCCGGGCGGAGCTGGACGCGATCGTCGCCGGGGGCGAATCGGAGCAGGTCGAATTCAAAGCGTCCACCGGCCAGCGCTCGGACGGCGCGAAGCCGGTCTGCGCCATGCTCAACGGGCGCGGAGGCTTCGTCCTGTTCGGGGTCACGGACGCGGGCGGGGTGCGCGGGCAGGAGGTGACGGCGCGCACTCTGGAGGAGGTCGTCGGGGAACTGCGGAAGATCGAGCCTCGCGCATTGCTCAGCCCGGATACCGTGCGGCTGGACGGCGGGCGGGAAGTGATCGCGGTTCGCGTTCCGGGCAGCGGCGGCGGGCCGTACACCTACGACGGGCGCCCATACGTCCGGCAAGGTCCCACCACCTCGCCTATGCCGCAGGAGGCGTATCGCAGACTTCTGTTAGAGGGGATGCACCCCGCGGCGCGTGGGAAACGCAGCCGGCGCACGGGATCGGAATCGCGGGCCTGGACCACGCGGAGATCACCCGCACGGTAG
- a CDS encoding cobalamin-dependent protein (Presence of a B(12) (cobalamin)-binding domain implies dependence on cobalamin itself, in one of its several forms, or in some unusual lineages, dependence on a cobalamin-like analog.), with protein sequence MADRTGLSLDVLRMWERRYGAVSPERAEDGQRLYSDADVERLRLLRRALEGGRSIGRVARLGTEELAELVREDDAARVETAVPAAPGVRAHLERALEAVREMDASRLEAGLRRAVVTLSAADFVDEVAAPLLAAIGEGWRTGTLGVAHEHAASAVLRRVLGFMMEAVEAPASAPGMVVASPAGQVHEFGALLAAASATAEGWRVTYLGADLPAEEIAAAVRQRRAVKLALSLVFPADDPRIAEELRRIRAALPPGVDVIVGGGAAAHQRDAIEEIGAAWVPALADFRALLHDPYGGGR encoded by the coding sequence GTGGCCGACCGGACCGGGCTGTCCCTGGACGTCCTCCGCATGTGGGAGCGGCGCTACGGGGCCGTGTCGCCCGAGCGCGCGGAGGACGGCCAGCGCCTGTACAGCGACGCGGACGTGGAGCGGCTGCGGCTGCTGCGCCGCGCGCTGGAGGGGGGGCGCAGCATCGGGCGGGTGGCGCGCCTGGGGACGGAGGAGCTGGCGGAGCTGGTGCGGGAGGACGACGCGGCGCGGGTGGAGACGGCGGTCCCCGCGGCTCCCGGTGTCCGGGCGCACCTGGAGCGCGCGCTGGAGGCGGTGCGGGAGATGGACGCGTCCCGGCTGGAGGCGGGGCTGCGGCGGGCGGTGGTGACGCTGAGCGCCGCGGACTTCGTGGACGAGGTGGCGGCGCCCCTCCTGGCCGCCATCGGGGAGGGGTGGCGGACGGGGACGCTCGGGGTGGCGCACGAGCACGCCGCCTCCGCGGTGCTGCGGCGCGTGCTGGGCTTCATGATGGAGGCCGTGGAGGCGCCCGCGAGCGCGCCGGGGATGGTGGTCGCCTCGCCGGCCGGGCAGGTGCACGAGTTCGGGGCGCTGCTGGCCGCGGCCTCCGCCACGGCGGAGGGGTGGCGGGTCACCTACCTGGGCGCCGACCTCCCGGCGGAAGAGATCGCCGCGGCCGTGCGGCAGCGCCGTGCAGTGAAGCTGGCGCTCAGCCTGGTGTTCCCGGCGGACGACCCGCGCATCGCGGAGGAGCTGCGCCGGATCCGCGCGGCGCTCCCGCCCGGGGTGGACGTGATCGTGGGGGGAGGGGCGGCGGCGCACCAGCGCGACGCCATCGAGGAGATCGGCGCGGCCTGGGTCCCGGCCCTCGCCGACTTCCGCGCCCTGCTGCACGACCCGTACGGCGGCGGACGGTGA
- a CDS encoding helix-turn-helix transcriptional regulator: protein MSTRLNLTYPTALVLRALAEGFVYGFDVMDASGLPSGTVYPALRRLERAGCVASHWEEENAARREGRPARRYYEVTDEGRSLLARAHARFAGLDHGLHTGVTAGDRE, encoded by the coding sequence GTGTCCACCCGCCTGAACCTGACCTATCCGACCGCCCTGGTCCTCCGCGCGCTCGCGGAAGGGTTCGTCTACGGCTTCGACGTCATGGATGCCAGCGGCCTCCCCAGCGGCACCGTGTACCCCGCGCTCCGGCGCCTGGAGCGCGCCGGCTGCGTGGCGTCGCACTGGGAGGAGGAGAATGCCGCCCGCCGCGAGGGGCGCCCCGCGCGCCGCTACTACGAGGTCACCGACGAGGGGCGCTCCCTGCTCGCCCGCGCCCACGCGCGCTTCGCGGGCCTGGACCACGGCCTGCACACGGGAGTGACGGCGGGCGACAGGGAGTAG
- a CDS encoding DUF2723 domain-containing protein encodes MSISAEAAPAVRRPARIEALHHRPPYLWALVAGIAVFALYAITLARTTSTWDTSEYIATAHILGIPHPPGNPLFVLMAHTWETLLGFTGLSVAVRINLFSAVMSAASHALWFLVMHRVIAFFTPSETVRRVGAAACVAISATAFTVWSQSNVNEKVYTVSFLTIAVVSWLAFLWRDHVEEHVGVSTTTRWHDDNVLVLMVFLLFLSSEGNHRMALLAAPALLAFVAMVKPRSLMNWRLYAWSLAFLALAVTVQLFLPIRSALNPIINEAQPTCPGGLGSALQSVLTFGSSGCEALSASLNREQYGKPPVTERMAPLSDQLANYFQYFDWQWSRWLGGVQGYFAPQRLPFTALFLGLGIFGAVQHYKRDRKSFAYMAILFATLSFGLVFYMNFKYGYAQVQSAGLDFRLGEVRERDYFFLISFSIWGLYAGLGLTALWLYLQEEAGSVWLTAPVLLVALLPLGLNWQYANRSNDYATRNLAYNLLQSVEPYGVLFTHGDNDTFPLWYLQEVEGIRRDVTVIVGTYLNTPWYAQQLRNLTRPCPTPDAWAEHPTRIVCQRPFDPSMAPAFYGNPPKPTRSILTAADGTPMSDAEIARIMQSMVPLPEDVVFEARGMEAVVPGGRYLTPADQLTLTIIKEAWGDRPIFFASTGDAHRQLGLEPFVTRTGLAYKLTTPEEAQRYQAMPKDSPYAPILGAYMDVERHRKLVSEVFQYGDLINRPVWPDDATRGFPTYYANAHLALAVAEDQLGNAPAAERHIQQTERWMKLAQE; translated from the coding sequence ATGAGCATTTCCGCGGAAGCCGCGCCGGCCGTACGCCGGCCCGCGAGGATCGAGGCTCTCCACCACCGGCCGCCCTACCTCTGGGCGCTCGTGGCGGGGATCGCCGTATTCGCGCTGTACGCCATCACGCTGGCGCGCACCACGTCCACCTGGGACACCAGCGAGTACATCGCCACGGCGCACATCCTGGGGATCCCCCACCCGCCCGGGAACCCGCTCTTCGTCCTCATGGCCCACACCTGGGAGACGCTGCTCGGCTTCACGGGCCTCTCGGTGGCGGTGCGGATCAACCTGTTCTCCGCGGTGATGAGCGCGGCGTCGCACGCGCTCTGGTTCCTGGTGATGCACCGGGTGATCGCCTTCTTCACCCCGAGCGAGACGGTCCGCCGCGTGGGCGCGGCGGCGTGCGTGGCGATCTCGGCCACCGCGTTCACGGTGTGGAGCCAGTCCAACGTGAATGAGAAGGTCTACACCGTCAGCTTCCTCACCATCGCGGTGGTCTCCTGGCTGGCCTTCCTGTGGAGGGACCACGTCGAGGAGCACGTGGGCGTGTCCACCACGACCCGCTGGCACGACGACAACGTGCTGGTGCTCATGGTGTTCCTGCTCTTCCTCTCGTCCGAGGGGAACCACCGCATGGCGCTCCTGGCGGCCCCGGCGCTCCTGGCGTTCGTCGCCATGGTGAAGCCGCGCTCGCTCATGAACTGGCGGCTGTACGCGTGGAGCCTCGCCTTCCTGGCGCTGGCGGTCACGGTGCAGCTCTTCCTCCCCATCCGCTCGGCGCTCAACCCGATCATCAACGAGGCGCAGCCCACCTGCCCCGGCGGCCTGGGCTCCGCCCTGCAGAGCGTCCTCACCTTCGGGAGCTCGGGGTGCGAGGCGCTCTCCGCCTCGCTGAACCGCGAGCAGTACGGCAAGCCCCCGGTCACCGAGCGCATGGCGCCGCTCTCGGATCAGCTCGCCAACTACTTCCAGTACTTCGACTGGCAGTGGTCGCGCTGGTTGGGCGGGGTGCAGGGGTACTTCGCCCCGCAGCGGCTCCCCTTCACCGCGCTCTTCCTGGGGCTGGGGATCTTCGGGGCCGTGCAGCACTACAAGCGCGACCGGAAGAGCTTCGCGTACATGGCCATCCTGTTCGCGACGCTGTCGTTCGGGCTGGTGTTCTACATGAACTTCAAGTACGGGTACGCGCAGGTGCAGTCGGCGGGGCTGGACTTCCGGCTGGGCGAGGTCCGCGAGCGCGACTACTTCTTCCTGATCTCCTTCTCCATCTGGGGGCTCTACGCCGGCCTGGGGCTGACTGCCCTGTGGCTGTACCTGCAGGAGGAAGCCGGGTCCGTGTGGCTGACCGCACCGGTGCTGCTGGTGGCGCTTCTCCCGCTGGGGCTGAACTGGCAGTACGCCAACCGCTCCAACGACTACGCCACGCGGAACCTCGCCTACAACCTGCTGCAGTCGGTGGAGCCGTACGGGGTGCTCTTCACCCATGGTGACAACGACACTTTCCCGCTCTGGTACCTGCAGGAGGTGGAGGGCATCCGCCGGGACGTCACGGTGATCGTGGGGACGTACCTAAACACCCCCTGGTACGCCCAGCAGCTCCGCAACCTGACGCGCCCCTGCCCGACGCCGGACGCCTGGGCGGAGCACCCCACGCGGATCGTCTGCCAGCGGCCCTTCGACCCGTCCATGGCGCCCGCCTTCTACGGCAACCCGCCCAAGCCGACGCGCTCGATCCTCACCGCGGCCGACGGGACGCCGATGAGCGACGCGGAGATCGCGCGGATCATGCAGAGCATGGTTCCGCTCCCGGAGGACGTGGTCTTCGAGGCGCGGGGGATGGAGGCCGTCGTCCCGGGCGGGCGCTACCTGACCCCGGCCGACCAGCTCACGCTGACCATCATCAAGGAGGCGTGGGGCGACCGCCCCATCTTCTTCGCCTCCACCGGCGACGCGCACCGTCAGCTGGGGCTGGAGCCGTTCGTCACCCGCACCGGGCTGGCGTACAAGCTGACCACCCCCGAGGAGGCGCAGCGCTACCAGGCGATGCCCAAGGACAGCCCGTACGCGCCCATCCTGGGGGCGTACATGGACGTGGAGCGGCACCGGAAGCTGGTGTCGGAGGTCTTCCAGTACGGCGACCTGATCAACCGTCCCGTCTGGCCGGACGACGCCACCCGCGGCTTCCCCACCTACTACGCCAATGCGCACCTGGCGCTGGCGGTGGCGGAGGACCAGCTCGGGAACGCGCCGGCGGCGGAGCGGCACATCCAGCAGACGGAGCGCTGGATGAAGTTGGCGCAGGAGTGA
- a CDS encoding response regulator: MSKTVLIVDDNEHERQIFARFLGFVGGSVLEAENGEEGLRMAREHLPDLVLLDLTMPVMDGWEALRRLREDPLTGSIPVIALTAHHLDRAVLEEAGFCAYLEKPIVPVRVMQEVERCIGRLHLEPVPAPSAAGVLRAS, from the coding sequence ATGAGCAAGACCGTCCTGATCGTCGACGACAACGAGCACGAGCGGCAGATCTTCGCCCGCTTCCTCGGCTTCGTGGGTGGGAGCGTCCTGGAGGCGGAGAACGGCGAGGAAGGGCTCCGCATGGCGCGGGAGCACCTCCCCGACCTGGTCCTGCTGGACCTCACCATGCCGGTGATGGACGGCTGGGAGGCCCTCCGCCGGCTCCGGGAGGACCCGCTGACCGGCTCCATCCCGGTGATCGCGCTGACGGCCCACCACCTGGACCGGGCGGTGCTGGAGGAGGCCGGCTTCTGCGCCTACCTGGAGAAGCCCATCGTCCCCGTCCGGGTGATGCAGGAGGTGGAGCGCTGCATCGGGCGGCTGCACCTGGAGCCCGTCCCGGCGCCGTCCGCGGCGGGCGTCCTCCGCGCCTCCTGA
- a CDS encoding PhoU domain-containing protein, giving the protein MVFKLFGGRGSDRLESIEAKVQEMLAHDRRAFDLAMSALLGDVVAREVNAELRATDQKVNRLEREIRRELVVHASVFGGIDSPAVLVYMSVVKDIERVGDYAKNLLDLARDGASFAQIEETEEWWRLATELSQYIADAGEAFRLRDGSRCRALRTRGDALLSQFDKRVSALIRAEDPGPQAVSRALAYRYLKRVVAHLMNLLSAVIMPLDRLDYFDEDPEDRPPP; this is encoded by the coding sequence ATGGTATTCAAGCTGTTCGGGGGCCGGGGGAGCGACCGGCTCGAAAGCATCGAGGCCAAGGTGCAGGAGATGCTCGCCCACGACCGCCGCGCCTTCGACCTGGCCATGTCCGCCCTGCTGGGCGACGTGGTGGCCCGGGAGGTGAACGCCGAGCTGCGCGCCACCGACCAGAAGGTGAACCGGCTGGAGCGGGAGATCCGCCGCGAGCTGGTGGTGCACGCCAGCGTGTTCGGCGGGATCGACTCGCCGGCCGTCCTCGTCTACATGTCGGTGGTCAAGGACATCGAGCGCGTGGGGGACTACGCCAAGAACCTCCTGGACCTGGCGCGCGACGGGGCGAGCTTCGCCCAGATCGAGGAGACGGAGGAGTGGTGGCGGCTCGCGACGGAGCTCTCGCAGTACATCGCCGACGCGGGCGAGGCCTTCCGGCTGCGCGACGGAAGCCGCTGCCGGGCGCTCCGCACCCGCGGCGACGCCCTGCTGAGCCAGTTCGACAAGCGGGTCTCCGCCCTGATCCGGGCCGAGGACCCGGGCCCGCAGGCGGTGTCGCGGGCGCTCGCCTACCGCTACCTGAAGCGGGTCGTCGCCCACCTGATGAACCTGCTTTCCGCCGTCATTATGCCGCTGGACCGGCTCGACTACTTCGACGAGGACCCGGAGGACCGCCCCCCCCCGTGA
- a CDS encoding Na/Pi symporter, whose translation MDTSGMQPGREVPPVVRGLLVVVFLYLFLVGVGFLEAGIASMGKGFQQGLLESVSNPISGLCAGILATVLVQSSSVSTSTIVGMVGAGTLPLALAVPMIMGANIGTTVTSTLAALGSIRRAEEFRRAFAAATVHDFFNLLAVTVLLPLELATGFLSRMAGGLTEILIGAEFNASEPGKSPIRTAVKLPIGWVEGLLEPGGLASVVFLGVGLGLIFLALGMITRNMRRLVAGGVERVMNRVIGGGGGAVGILVGIGVTVAVQSSSITTSILVPLVAAGVLTLPSAYPVTLGANVGTTITALLASLAVVRPEGLTIALVHMLFNVVALAIVYPVPVVRMVPLRLAEALAGLATRRHRVVFAYTVTVFLVLPLLGVFLIQ comes from the coding sequence ATGGACACGAGTGGGATGCAGCCCGGCAGGGAGGTCCCGCCGGTGGTGCGCGGCCTCCTCGTGGTGGTGTTCCTGTACCTCTTCCTCGTGGGCGTGGGCTTCCTGGAGGCGGGGATCGCCTCCATGGGGAAGGGCTTCCAGCAGGGGCTCCTGGAGTCGGTGTCCAACCCCATCTCCGGCCTGTGCGCCGGCATCCTCGCCACGGTGCTGGTGCAGTCTTCGTCGGTCTCCACCTCCACCATCGTGGGGATGGTGGGCGCCGGGACGCTCCCGCTGGCGCTGGCGGTCCCGATGATCATGGGGGCCAACATCGGCACCACGGTCACCAGCACCCTCGCCGCGCTGGGGAGCATCCGCCGGGCGGAGGAGTTCCGGCGTGCGTTCGCCGCGGCCACCGTGCACGACTTCTTCAACCTGCTCGCGGTGACGGTGCTCCTCCCGCTGGAGCTCGCCACCGGGTTCCTGAGCCGGATGGCGGGCGGGCTGACGGAGATCCTCATCGGGGCGGAGTTTAACGCGTCGGAGCCGGGGAAGAGCCCCATCCGCACCGCCGTGAAGCTCCCCATCGGCTGGGTGGAGGGGCTGCTGGAGCCGGGTGGGCTCGCCAGCGTCGTCTTCCTGGGGGTGGGGCTCGGGCTGATCTTCCTGGCCCTGGGGATGATCACGCGGAACATGCGCCGGCTGGTGGCCGGAGGCGTGGAGCGGGTCATGAACCGGGTGATCGGCGGCGGCGGGGGCGCGGTGGGGATCCTGGTGGGGATCGGGGTGACCGTGGCCGTGCAGTCGTCCTCGATCACGACCTCCATCCTCGTCCCGCTGGTGGCCGCCGGGGTCCTCACGCTTCCCAGCGCGTACCCCGTCACCCTGGGCGCGAACGTGGGGACCACCATCACGGCGCTGCTGGCCTCCCTGGCCGTGGTGCGCCCGGAGGGGCTCACCATCGCCCTGGTGCACATGCTCTTCAACGTGGTGGCGCTGGCCATTGTGTACCCGGTCCCGGTGGTGCGGATGGTCCCCCTGCGGCTCGCGGAGGCGCTCGCCGGCCTCGCCACGCGGCGGCACCGGGTGGTGTTCGCGTACACGGTGACCGTCTTCCTGGTGCTCCCGCTTCTCGGCGTGTTCCTGATTCAGTAG
- a CDS encoding PQQ-dependent sugar dehydrogenase — protein sequence MRRTRAVLAVPALALAAACAPRTDASAETASARTVSEQTASRDTTCTPLETRAPNAPDQEPALPGQTRACGIRSGVAHDVTVVARGLEKPWAVEPLPGGALLVTEKPGRMRIVSAAGEVGPPIAGVPPVDARGQGGLLDVALSPQFDTDRMVYWSFTEPRQGGNGTSVARGVLSADRTRLEQVQVILRTRPTYDNNMHFGSRLAFGPDGMLYVTTGERSARETRPQAQQLDSHLGKTLRIRPDGSPAPGNPFAGRPGALPEIWSLGHRNIQAAAFDPQGRFWVVEHGPRGGDELNLIEKGENYGWPVATYGVEYSGSAIQGAATQRAGFEQPVYYWDPVIAPSGAQFYTGDAFPAWRGSLFVGGLGSQRLVRLEIADGRVTGEEHLLTDRKQRIRDVRQGPDGALYVVTDAENGELWRIAPRR from the coding sequence ATGCGCAGAACCAGAGCCGTGCTTGCCGTACCCGCCCTCGCCCTCGCCGCGGCGTGCGCTCCGCGCACCGACGCCTCCGCGGAGACCGCGTCGGCCCGGACCGTCTCCGAGCAGACCGCTTCACGGGACACCACCTGCACGCCGCTGGAGACGCGCGCGCCCAACGCGCCGGACCAGGAGCCGGCGCTCCCCGGGCAGACCCGCGCGTGCGGGATCCGGTCGGGCGTGGCCCACGACGTGACCGTGGTCGCGCGGGGGCTGGAGAAGCCCTGGGCGGTGGAGCCGCTCCCGGGCGGCGCGCTGCTCGTCACCGAGAAGCCCGGCCGGATGCGCATCGTCTCCGCCGCAGGCGAGGTCGGTCCTCCGATCGCGGGCGTACCCCCGGTGGACGCGCGCGGCCAGGGCGGGCTCCTGGACGTGGCGCTCAGCCCGCAGTTCGACACCGACCGGATGGTCTACTGGAGCTTCACCGAGCCGCGCCAGGGGGGGAACGGCACCAGCGTCGCGCGCGGCGTGCTGTCGGCGGACCGGACGCGGCTGGAGCAGGTGCAGGTGATCCTGCGCACCCGGCCCACGTACGACAACAACATGCACTTCGGCTCGCGGCTCGCGTTCGGCCCGGACGGCATGCTGTACGTCACCACGGGCGAGCGGTCGGCGCGGGAGACGCGGCCCCAGGCGCAGCAGCTCGACAGCCACCTGGGCAAGACGCTGCGCATCCGGCCGGACGGCTCGCCGGCGCCCGGCAACCCGTTCGCGGGACGGCCCGGCGCCCTGCCGGAGATCTGGTCGCTCGGCCACCGGAACATCCAGGCCGCTGCCTTCGACCCGCAGGGCAGGTTCTGGGTCGTGGAGCACGGTCCGCGCGGCGGGGACGAGCTGAACCTGATCGAGAAGGGAGAGAACTACGGCTGGCCGGTGGCCACGTACGGCGTCGAGTACTCGGGCTCGGCCATCCAGGGCGCCGCGACCCAGCGCGCCGGGTTCGAGCAGCCGGTCTACTACTGGGATCCCGTCATCGCCCCGTCGGGCGCGCAGTTCTACACGGGCGACGCCTTCCCGGCGTGGCGCGGCAGCCTCTTCGTGGGCGGGCTGGGGTCGCAGCGGCTCGTGCGGCTGGAGATCGCGGACGGCCGCGTGACCGGCGAGGAGCACCTGCTCACCGACCGGAAGCAGCGCATCCGCGACGTGCGCCAGGGCCCCGACGGCGCCCTCTACGTCGTCACGGACGCCGAGAACGGCGAGCTCTGGAGGATCGCGCCGCGCCGGTGA